The proteins below are encoded in one region of Drosophila santomea strain STO CAGO 1482 chromosome 3R, Prin_Dsan_1.1, whole genome shotgun sequence:
- the LOC120453366 gene encoding uncharacterized protein LOC120453366: MKQGKVEQTRRKLGQILNIHSPNYLDCTFQELLPNCCKSSLLSDKFAKWFKIVLLGTLISLVVKYYYEEVQGKNCALSLPRNLRYAFRPPENCNFCANIKNVPRLQNISPQEFEKRFAYSAAPVIISDATKNWTAVSLFNYWYFRDVYTKAKQKQHIRECQFLPYKTGFFDIFDALDMPEDRVKLKPDEQPWYFGWSNCHAETAEEFRRHYGRPYFLPEGSENNAVDWFFIGSSGLGAQMHIDNVRLPSWQAQLAGSKRWLLVPPPECYLQCRRFDVVVQQGDIIVLDTNKWYHQTFVQPGAISLTIGAEYD; encoded by the exons ATGAAGCAGGGAAAAGTGGAACAGACGCGCAGAAAACTAGGACAAATACTTAATATCCACAGTCCAAACTATCTGGATTGTACTTTTCAAGAGCTTTTGCCCAATTGCTGTAAAAGTTCCCTGTTAAGCGATAAATTTGCTAAGTGGTTCAAAATAGTTTTACTGGGCACTCTTATTTCGTTAGTAGTGAAATACTACTATGAGGAAGTGCAGGGAAAG AATTGCGCTCTGTCTTTGCCACGCAACTTGCGTTACGCCTTCCGACCGCCAGAAAATTGTAATTTCTGTGcgaatattaaaaatgtgcCGCGTCTTCAAAATATTAGCCCCCAGGAGTTTGAGAAAAGATTCGCCTACAGTGCAGCGCCAGTTATAATAAGTGATGCCACCAAAAATTGGACAGCAGTTTCG TTATTTAACTACTGGTATTTTCGCGATGTTTATACCAAGGCCaagcaaaagcagcacatCAGGGAATGCCAGTTCCTGCCATATAAAACCGGATTTTTTGATATCTTTGACGCCTTGGATATGCCCGAGGATCGGGTGAAACTCAAACCAGACGAACAGCCCTGGTACTTCGGCTGGAGCAACTGTCATGCGGAAACCGCCGAAGAGTTCCGTAGGCACTATGGGAGACCATATTTTCTGCCCGAAGGCTCGGAAAACAATGCAGTCGATTGGTTTTTCATTGGCTCATCCGGCTTGGGGGCTCAAATGCAT ATAGACAACGTGAGATTGCCATCGTGGCAGGCTCAGCTGGCGGGCAGCAAGCGGTGGCTACTGGTTCCACCTCCCGAGTGCTACCTGCAGTGCCGGAGATTCGACGTGGTGGTCCAGCAGGGCGACATAA TTGTGTTGGACACGAACAAATGGTACCACCAGACCTTTGTGCAGCCGGGAGCCATCAGTCTGACGATTGGAGCTGAGTACGACTAG
- the LOC120453365 gene encoding peroxidase — protein sequence MILRILLLSLAAVAHAQYHQFGEQLQTAHGSDCALLLAGPGRSSVYDYNVNLFRGTLNPYHNGPGTCITYDAINAAYLDARKRIHVAQPKSDWKPEELATVGELLLDISIQLARTYGLSYEEIEKGLPTIDTSKTLIREVCPPFFAGVECRPGKYRRFDGLCNNIEHPTWGAANAPFQRLIGPLYSDGINAPRISVTGRDLPFSRVVSRTMHPDDGFHDHAGTVMVIAWGQFMDHDFTLTGTPLDPINRNDPEECCKRPLHLKHPYCNEIRIPDDDYFYRLFNVKCIDFVRGFPSPRPGCKLGSRQQFNTLTGVIDANTVYGVKESFARKLRTGYGGLMRMNPVFQEYGLKDLLPLKLDIPDEGCTRPNKSMYCFEGGEIRVNEQLVLTCMHTLMAREHNRLATGLAQINKHWDDETLFQEARRINIAIVQHVTFNEFLPILLGKEVMEKFGLVLQKDGYWDGYDSTVNPGIIDSFAGAAFRFGHSLLPTAVERWSKAHKFIASKRLSDLIRRPYDLYRAGVLDEYFMGLMNQVAQAMDDSITQEVTNHLFKKEGARFGMDLVSFNMQRGREFGIPGYMEFRKFCGLPTSNTWDEMYGSMPNETVLRYGSIFEHPADIDLWSGGVSEKSLPGSMLGPTFACVIATQMSYLRRGDRFWYELPNQPSSFSPEQLQEIRKAKLSRLICDNTDLIDTVQIYPMVLPDHEINPRVPCKSGIIPSIDLTKWADFGGHGVDPSLYNYINEIPDTLLNFRK from the exons AAATCCGTACCACAATGGACCGGGCACTTGCATCACCTACGATGCCATCAACGCGGCCTACTTGGATGCACGCAAGCGTATAC ATGTGGCCCAGCCAAAGTCAGACTGGAAGCCGGAGGAACTGGCCACCGTGGGCGAACTGCTGCTCGACATTTCCATTCAATTGGCCCGAAC ATATGGCTTATCGTATGAAGAAATCGAAAAAGGACTGCCTACGATCGACACCTCGAAGACCCTGATCCGTGAGGTGTGTCCACCCTTCTTCGCCGGAGTTGAGTGTCGTCCTGGAAAATACCGGCGATTCGATGGCCTCTGCAACAACATCGAGCACCCGACTTGGGGGGCAGCTAATGCTCCATTCCAGCGCCTGATCGGTCCCCTTTACTCGGACGGAATCAACGCTCCCAGAATTTCGGTGACTGGTCGGGATTTGCCCTTCTCTAGAGTGGTTTCACGCACCATGCATCCCGACGACGGTTTCCACGATCACGCAGGCACCGTTATGGTCATCGCCTGGGGTCAGTTCATGGATCACGACTTCACGTTGACGGGAACACCGTTGG ATCCCATTAACCGAAACGATCCCGAGGAGTGCTGCAAACGACCATTGCATCTGAAGCATCCGTACTGCAATGAGATTCGCATTCCCGATGACGATTACTTCTACCGCCTGTTTAATGTCAAGTGCATCGATTTCGTGCGTGGATTCCCCTCCCCTCGTCCAGGATGCAAATTAG GATCCCGTCAGCAGTTCAACACCTTGACTGGCGTCATCGATGCTAATACCGTTTACGGAGTAAAGGAATCATTCGCCCGCAAACTGAGAACCGGCTACGGAGGCCTGATGCGCATGAATCCCGTGTTCCAGGAGTACGGTCTGAAGGATCTGCTGCCCCTGAAGCTGGATATCCCCGATGAGGGATGCACGCGTCCCAACAAGAGCATGTACTGCTTCGAGGGTGGCGAGATTCGCGTTAATGAGCAGCTGGTGCTCACCTGCATGCACACCTTGATGGCGCGGGAACACAATCGATTGGCCACTGGGTTGGCGCAGATCAATAAGCACTGGGATGATGAGACCCTGTTCCAGGAGGCCAGACGCATCAATATCGCCATAGTTCAGCACGTCACCTTCAACGAATTTCTGCCCATTTTACTGGGCAAGGAAGTGATGGAGAAGTTCGGCTTGGTTCTCCAGAAAGATGGCTACTGGGATGGCTACGATTCAACAGTGAATCCCGGCATCATTGACTCATTTGCGGGAGCTGCCTTCCGATTTGGCCACTCCCTGCTGCCAACTGCCGTGGAACGTTGGTCTAAGGCCCACAAGTTTATTGCCTCAAAACGTCTGTCGGATTTGATCAGGAGACCCTATGATCTGTACCGGGCTGGAGTGCTGGATGAGTACTTCATGGGTCTGATGAACCAGGTGGCCCAGGCAATGGACGACTCGATAACCCAGGAGGTCACCAATCATCTGTTCAAGAAGGAGGGCGCCCGGTTTGGAATGGATCTGGTGTCCTTTAACATGCAGCGCGGTCGGGAGTTTGGTATTCCCGGTTACATGGAGTTCCGGAAATTCTGCGGTCTGCCCACCTCAAACACTTGGGATGAGATGTATGGATCCATGCCCAACGAGACTGTTTTGCGATATGGCAGCATATTCGA gcACCCTGCTGATATTGATCTTTGGTCTGGAGGAGTTTCTGAAAAATCACTTCCTGGTTCCATGTTGGGACCGACTTTTGCCTGTGTAATCGCCACCCAGATGAGTTACTTGCGTCGTGGAGATCGCTTTTGGTATGAATTGCCCAACCAGCCGTCATCATTTTCTCCCGAGCAACTGCAGGAGATTCGCAAGGCGAAGCTATCCCGATTGATCTGCGACAACACCGACTTGATTGATACTGTTCAGATTTACCCCATGGTCTTGCCGGATCATGAAAT CAACCCTCGAGTGCCCTGCAAGAGTGGTATCATACCATCAATTGATCTGACTAAATGGGCGGACTTTGGAGGTCATGGCGTAGATCCTTCCCTCTAT AACTACATCAATGAAATACCCGATACGCTGCTGAACTTTAGGAAGTAA
- the LOC120451874 gene encoding eclosion hormone, giving the protein MNCKPLILCTFVAVAMCLVHFGNALPAISHYTHKRFDSMGGIDFVQVCLNNCVQCKTMLGDYFQGQTCALSCLKFKGKAIPDCEDIASIAPFLNALE; this is encoded by the exons ATGAACTGCAAGCCCTTGATTTTGTGCACCTTTGTGGCAGTTGCAATGTGCCTGGTGCATTTTGGAAATGCATTGCCCGCAATCAGCCATTATACGCACAAACGATTTG ACTCCATGGGTGGCATTGATTTCGTTCAG GTGTGCCTCAACAACTGCGTCCAGTGCAAGACCATGCTGGGAGACTACTTCCAGGGACAGACCTGTGCCCTTTCCTGCCTCAAGTTCAAGGGCAAAGCCATCCCGGATTGCGAGGATATAGCCTCCATAGCCCCGTTTCTGAATGCGCTCGAATAA
- the LOC120451875 gene encoding uncharacterized protein LOC120451875, with the protein MPLIYFDRTINSPEELILAGLKDSSTGTSLRDLSTFVTRKTGFPGEVCFKVITEALEEAMACKTIRQVGGLFYEIPPKPPKPPKAPRTTARRRKC; encoded by the coding sequence ATGCCTCTCATTTACTTTGATCGCACGATTAACTCGCCGGAGGAGCTCATCCTGGCGGGATTGAAGGACTCCAGCACAGGTACCTCCCTGCGCGATCTGTCCACCTTTGTGACGCGCAAGACGGGATTTCCGGGCGAAGTCTGCTTTAAGGTTATCACAGAGGCCCTCGAGGAAGCCATGGCCTGCAAGACCATTCGCCAAGTGGGTGGACTCTTCTACGAGATACCGCCAAAACCACCAAAACCACCAAAAGCGCCTCGTACGACAGCCAGACGTCGGAAATGCTAA